A single window of Solanum dulcamara chromosome 5, daSolDulc1.2, whole genome shotgun sequence DNA harbors:
- the LOC129889760 gene encoding uncharacterized protein LOC129889760, with the protein MQKRFTLLQTIAVSGVFSAVSGWYGFMFGRESARKELGGLIEDLRNSNGAKESKMM; encoded by the exons atgcagAAGAGGTTCACTCTCCTCCAGACAATTGCAGTTTCAGGTGTATTTTCTGCTGTTTCTGGCTG gtatgggttcatgtttggGAGAGAATCTGCTCGGAAGGAGCTAGGAGGTTTGATTGAAGATCTTCGCAATTCCAATG GTGCTAAGGAAAGTAAGATGATGTGA
- the LOC129889759 gene encoding beta-amylase 3, chloroplastic-like → MTLTLQSSISFINLKEIKGVKTPDFLGMVSFAQTKPFCRLVAKSSMQEAQLSHERIMEVRKNEKREKLHELTPNHSNSSTRVPVFVMLPLDTITMGGNLNRPRAMNASLMALKSSGAEGVMVDAWWGLVEKDGPLKYNWEGYAELVKMCQEHGLKLQVVMSFHQCGGNVGDSCSIPLPPWVLEEISKNPDLVYTDRSGRRNPEYISLGCDMLPVLKGRTPIQVYSDYMRSFRERFNDYLGNVIVEIQVGMGPCGELRYPAYPESNGTWRFPGIGEFQCYDKYMRASLTAAAMAAGKDDWGQGGPHDSGQYNQFPEDTGFFRRDGTWNSEYGQFFLEWYSGKLLVHGDRILAAGESIYQGTGAKLSGKVAGIHWHYNTRSHAAELTSGYYNTRHRDGYLPIACMLAKHHVVLNFTCMEMRDGEQPQSANCSPEGLVRQVKTAARTAEIELAGENALERYDGGAYSQVLATSMSDSGNGLSAFTFLRMNKRLFEPENWRNLVQFVKSMSEGGRNASLPECNSSRTDLLVRFIKKSHSKKATEVAVV, encoded by the exons ATGACTTTAACACTTCAATCATCAATttcttttatcaatttaaaagaAATCAAAGGTGTTAAAACACCTGATTTCTTAGGAATGGTTTCTTTTGCACAAACCAAGCCATTTTGTCGGCTAGTCGCAAAAAGTTCGATGCAAGAAGCTCAACTCTCCCATGAGAGAATCATGGAAGTAaggaaaaatgagaaaagagaGAAGCTACATGAGCTAACACCTAATCACAGCAATAGCAGTACAAGGGTACCTGTTTTTGTGATGCTTCCACTTGACACCATAACTATGGGGGGGAACTTGAACAGGCCACGAGCGATGAATGCGAGTTTGATGGCCTTGAAAAGTTCTGGAGCTGAAGGGGTGATGGTGGATGCTTGGTGGGGATTGGTGGAGAAAGATGGACCTTTGAAGTATAATTGGGAAGGATATGCTGAACTTGTAAAGATGTGTCAAGAACATGGCTTGAAGCTTCAAGTTGTCATGTCTTTTCATCAGTGTGGAGGAAATGTTGGAGACTCTTGCAG TATTCCTCTACCTCCATGGGTACTTGAAGAAATCAGCAAGAATCCTGACCTTGTCTACACAGATAGATCAGGCCGGAGAAATCCTGAGTATATATCCTTAGGTTGTGATATGTTACCAGTACTCAAAGGAAGAACACCCATTCAAGTATACTCCGACTATATGAGGAGCTTCAGAGAAAGATTCAACGATTACTTGGGAAACGTCATAGTG GAAATTCAAGTGGGAATGGGTCCTTGTGGAGAGCTAAGATATCCAGCCTATCCAGAAAGCAATGGTACATGGAGGTTTCCAGGAATCGGTGAATTCCAATGCTATGACAAG TACATGAGAGCTTCATTGACAGCAGCCGCCATGGCAGCTGGAAAGGATGACTGGGGCCAGGGAGGGCCTCATGACTCTGGGCAGTACAACCAGTTTCCCGAGGATACTGGATTTTTCCGAAGGGATGGAACATGGAACAGTGAATATGGACAGTTCTTCCTAGAATGGTATTCAGGAAAGCTACTGGTGCATGGTGACAGAATCCTGGCAGCAGGAGAAAGTATATACCAAGGAACTGGGGCTAAACTATCTGGAAAGGTAGCTGGGATTCATTGGCATTACAATACTAGATCACATGCTGCAGAGTTAACATCAGGATATTATAATACAAGGCACAGAGACGGCTATCTACCTATAGCATGTATGTTAGCGAAACATCATGTTGTACTTAACTTTACATGTATGGAAATGAGGGATGGTGAACAGCCCCAGAGTGCAAACTGCTCACCAGAAGGCTTAGTTCGACAAGTTAAAACTGCAGCGAGAACTGCTGAAATAGAACTTGCTGGAGAAAATGCTCTAGAGAGATATGATGGAGGAGCATACTCTCAAGTTTTGGCAACAAGCATGTCAGATTCTGGAAATGGATTGAGTGCATTTACATTCTTGAGAATGAACAAACGGTTGTTTGAGCCAGAAAACTGGCGGAATCTAGTGCAATTCGTGAAGAGCATGTCGGAAGGAGGTCGAAATGCTAGCCTTCCAGAGTGTAACTCAAGCAGGACAGACCTCCTTGTAAGATTTATCAAAAAGAGTCATTCTAAGAAAGCTACAGAGGTTGCAGTAGTGTAA